In Xiphophorus hellerii strain 12219 chromosome 13, Xiphophorus_hellerii-4.1, whole genome shotgun sequence, the following proteins share a genomic window:
- the ccn4a gene encoding cellular communication network factor 4a yields MSWLLLWILTAAGIQQASSLNSTAMPPALPSPTPDPYNVTRYCKWPCECPKVAPKCPPGISLLMDGCDCCKACARQVGEECNEADTCDFHKGLYCDYSSDKPRYEKGVCAYMTGTGCEYDGVLYRNGQSFKPSCKYQCLCVNGAIGCVSLCSESQPPRVWCQNPRRVKVRGQCCEQWICDEPKKGRKTAPRHAVEVFPTESWHKNCITQTTSWSPCSKTCGRGLSLRISNANDQCELVQESRLCNLRPCEVDITKHIKPGKKCLNIYREGQPSNLTISGCTSKKWYRPKYCGVCTDERCCIPYKSKTVDVEFECPNGTGFTWKMMWIQACFCNLSCRNPNDIFAELESYYGYPEVVN; encoded by the exons ATGAGTTGGCTCCTGTTGTGGATTCTGACAGCAGCTGGGATTCAACAG GCCTCCTCCTTGAATTCCACTGCCATGCCTCCTGCCCTCCCTTCTCCAACTCCAGACCCGTACAATGTGACGCGGTACTGCAAGTGGCCCTGCGAGTGTCCCAAGGTGGCTCCCAAGTGCCCGCCTGGCATCAGCCTCCTCATGGACGGCTGCGACTGCTGCAAGGCCTGCGCCAGGCAGGTCGGGGAGGAGTGCAACGAGGCCGACACCTGCGACTTCCACAAGGGGCTGTACTGTGACTACAGCTCGGACAAGCCTAGGTACGAAAAAGGAGTGTGTGCAT ATATGACGGGAACGGGCTGTGAATATGACGGCGTGCTCTACCGTAACGGTCAGAGCTTCAAGCCCAGCTGTAAATACCAGTGTTTGTGCGTGAACGGCGCCATCGGTTGTGTGTCCCTGTGCTCAGAGTCCCAGCCTCCCAGGGTTTGGTGCCAAAATCCACGGAGAGTCAAAGTCCGGGGGCAATGCTGTGAGCAATGGATCTGTGATGAACCAAAGAAAGGACGCAAGACAGCGCCGCGGCACGCAGTGGAAG TTTTTCCAACTGAGAGCTGGCACAAGAACTGCATCACCCAGACCACCTCATGGAGCCCCTGCTCCAAGACCTGCGGCCGCGGCCTGTCGTTGAGGATCTCCAACGCCAACGATCAATGTGAGCTCGTCCAAGAGTCCCGTCTCTGCAATCTGAGGCCGTGCGAAGTAGACATCACCAAGCATATCAAG CCAGGAAAGAAGTGTCTGAATATCTACAGGGAAGGTCAGCCCTCGAACCTCACCATTTCTGGCTGCACCAGCAAGAAGTGGTACCGACCAAAGTATTGCGGCGTTTGCACCGACGAGCGCTGCTGCATCCCGTACAAGTCAAAGACCGTCGACGTGGAGTTTGAGTGTCCAAACGGGACCGGATTCACTTGGAAGATGATGTGGATCCAGGCGTGTTTCTGCAACCTTAGCTGCAGGAATCCCAATGACATCTTTGCAGAACTGGAGAGCTACTATGGTTACCCAGAAGTTGTGAACTAA